The following coding sequences are from one Penaeus monodon isolate SGIC_2016 unplaced genomic scaffold, NSTDA_Pmon_1 PmonScaffold_361, whole genome shotgun sequence window:
- the LOC119570699 gene encoding uncharacterized protein LOC119570699: MDLAVLKQEAADLGLTDPRDIAKYVQDQQRDLRAERREREDREREFAAAQAMREHEIQMAELNFKHKIEVLKATPPPPVAPPKTKLPMFPDDADQVEAYFLVLERVAADHGWDEKTMFLQLVTRLQGHSLDVYHRTEIEGNLTYSELKEALLSAYAISLEQARCRFQEAHLDERETCRLFITRLSHLFKTWHRLSNLPDTKEGILELILVTQLLSSLPKGLRAQLRRNKVTSLAETADIADGWFSAYGYNYRVKKECDRRQESKKPAMRSVGDRREAKTELKSPETAKSQPGEHKHQPFNMPRKGGEKKPFYQSGHLATVNSVPEKEEPQVHVSGLALGHHVLCACSPLPLPSAANKRLSTAEGLVQGRRAVIMRDSGSTGCVVKKRYVKRKDYTGKTVRVTMIDGSQIVVNEAKVFCQSPYFTGTVTAAVMDNPAFDFVLGNVPGASLVPAKEVQTQTQVEGGKDAMTQTTEESEPAAQDVTPMSESPGVHDVPIISAGIIDHTSAAVTTRAAARRSEISTRLASPQGLEALLKGEDIAEQQKNDATLSKLHEYAEQRHVRLYKGIKTDFIWQNNRLYRRTTLPRGEVKLQFVVPAGCRQQVFKLGHHSLLGGHMGAAKTLARIQTTMFWPGMGAEILRLARSCDICQKTTDKGRNTAAPLQPLPVISEPFSRVAVDIVGPITPCADDKSKYILTIVDFATRWPEAVALKNIEAATVAEALFGVFCRIGIPREVLSDRGTQFTSGMMEETWKLLSVKGMRTTPYHPEGNGLCERFNGTLKKMLKRMAADQPREWPRLLAPLLFAYREAPQSSLKFSPFELVYGRPVRGPLQVLRELWDNTEDDPVITSSYQYVLDLNERLHSTCELAKEELLKSQVTQKSYYDRKAKLRTLDEGDQCLILLPTSTNKLLAQWSGPYIILKRVSDVNYIVGIGHEKKLFHINMIKKYYPRSSPVSQPSCTTRQQRGDNRRPVNVRRRSSPDSGVDNLKHFGCAATVIPEDSGFCQPWTPETDSREGPESIIINPKLEDHHKADLREIIQKYPEIFSDQPRVAKVEEHRIILRNKVPVRTKPYPIPLRYVDLVIKEIKKLEAIGIIEPSKSAYCSPIVVVKKKGGDIRICGDYRRVNTATQFEAEPMSDQRLIFSRLSASKYFTKLDLTKGFFQIPLHPESRKITAFKTPCGLYQYKVLPFGLTNSPSVFNRCMRQVLGDISGVEIFMDDLLIHTSTLAEHQKLLDVVFSKLSLHRMTLKPSKCEIAFTRTHFLGHTVGDGKCECQQEKIQKIRMAPRPVNQHQLRSFLGLVGYYRSFIKDFTQIALPLFNLLKKNCSNKMVWGAEQEKSFATLKETLCSEPILRLPSKDKPFTLRTDASGGVGAILLQEFDGRLFPVAYHSRRLSKAECNYSTVERELLAVIEGIHKFYYYLCGAKFTLETDHMPLSQLKRSKTANARLMRWGLYLQQFEFTIRYIRGTENVGADLLSRLISGSSSDLEDSRPETSRNPGPQLQYHEAEVEHQLQKNLHSREAEVRNLYYLTPAQVITSESNLEGEKLSLQRKSTSFSLDSCTPIIRNILRIALVVNIPNLNNAIRVYAH; the protein is encoded by the exons ATGGATTTAGCGGTACTGAAGCAGGAGGCTGCAGACCTGGGATTGACTGATCCTCGTGATATTGCTAAGTATGTGCAGGACCAGCAACGAGACCTGCGGGCGGAGCGCAGAGAGCGGGAGGATCGCGAACGCGAGTTTGCGGCCGCCCAGGCGATGCGGGAGCACGAGATTCAGATGGCGGAGTTAAATTTTAAGCATAAGATAGAGGTCCTTAAAGCTACGCCGCCCCCGCCCGTGGCTCCTCCCAAGACGAAGTTGCCGATGTTTCCTGACGACGCAGACCAGGTCGAAGCTTATTTCCTCGTACTCGAAAGGGTCGCCGCCGATCACGGGTGGGACGAGAAAACGATGTTTCTGCAGCTCGTAACCCGCCTCCAGGGTCACAGCCTAGATGTTTATCACCGCACCGAAATAGAAGGTAATTTGACGTACAGTGAATTAAAGGAGGCTCTGCTGAGTGCTTACGCTATTAGCCTCGAGCAGGCTCGTTGCAGGTTCCAGGAAGCTCACCTTGACGAGCGGGAGACCTGCAGGCTTTTCATCActcgcctctctcatctcttcaagACTTGGCATCGACTGAGTAATTTACCTGATACCAAGGAAGGTATCCTGGAGCTCATTCTGGTTACTCAGCTGCTATCTTCGCTGCCCAAAGGATTGCGAGCTCAGCTGAGAAGGAATAAAGTTACTAGCCTGGCGGAGACTGCGGACATAGCAGATGGCTGGTTCTCTGCTTATGGCTACAACTACAGGGTCAAGAAAGAGTGCGACCGAAGGCAAGAGTCAAAGAAACCTGCTATGAGAAGTGTCGGTGATCGCAGGGAGGCAAAAACAGAGTTAAAATCTCCTGAAACTGCAAAATCACAGCCGGGAGAACACAAGCACCAGCCTTTCAATATGCCACGGAAAGGAGGTGAGAAGAAGCCGTTCTACCAGTCCGGTCACTTGGCTACAGTGAACAGtgtcccggaaaaggaggagcCCCAGGTACATGTGTCTGGCCTGGCACTTGGCCACCACGTACTCTGTGCatgctctcctcttcccttgccttCAGCAGCCAACAAGAGATTGTCTACTGCAGAGGGCTTAGTCCAGGGTCGCAGAGCAGTTATCATGCGAGACTCTGGGTCCACAGGATGTGTAGTTAAAAAAAGGTATGTAAAAAGAAAGGATTATACTGGCAAAACCGTTCGTGTTACAATGATTGATGGTTCACAAATAGTGGTGAATGAGGCAAAGGTTTTCTGCCAGTCCCCTTACTTTACAGGCACTGTGACTGCTGCTGTCATGGATAACCCCGCCTTCGATTTTGTCTTGGGCAACGTGCCTGGAGCTTCTCTGGTCCCGGCAAAAGAGGTCCAGACGCAGACACAGGTGGAAGGAGGCAAGGACGCGATGACTCAAACTACAGAGGAGAGTGAACCTGCTGCACAAGATGTCACCCCTATGTCAGAATCCCCTGGTGTTCACGATGTACCGATCATATCTGCAGGCATTATAGATCATACCAGTGCTGCTGTCACTACGAGAGCTGCTGCACGTCGCTCTGAGATCAGCACACGGCTGGCAAGTCCACAAGGTCTGGAAGCTTTATTAAAAGGCGAGGACATAGCTGAGCAGCAGAAGAATGATGCCACCCTCTCCAAACTACATGAATACGCTGAGCAACGACATGTTCGCCTCTACAAAGGAATAAAGACGGACTTTATATGGCAGAACAACAGACTTTACCGACGAACTACTTTGCCGAGGGGTGAGGTGAAGCTGCAGTTCGTTGTTCCAGCTGGATGCCGCCAACAAGTCTTCAAGTTGGGGCATCACTCGCTCCTCGGAGGTCACATGGGGGCAGCCAAAACTCTCGCCCGAATACAAACCACCATGTTCTGGCCTGGAATGGGAGCTGAAATCTTAAGACTCGCCCGTTCCTGTGACATATGTCAGAAGACAACGGACAAGGGACGCAATACTGCGGCACCCCTACAGCCACTTCCTGTGATTTCGGAACCGTTCTCTCGGGTGGCTGTCGATATTGTGGGTCCCATTACACCTTGTGCTGACGATAAATCGAAGTACATCCTTACAATCGTTGATTTTGCAACAAGATGGCCAGAAGCTGTTGCTTTGAAGAACATAGAGGCTGCCACAGTTGCAGAAGCTCTCTTTGGTGTGTTCTGCAGAATTGGCATACCCAGGGAAGTACTGAGCGACAGAGGCACACAGTTTACATCAGGCATGATGGAAGAGACCTGGAAACTCCTGTCAGTAAAGGGGATGAGAACTACACCATACCACCCAGAAGGAAATGGACTTTGTGAGCGATTTAATGGCACACTAAAGAAAATGCTAAAACGCATGGCAGCAGACCAGCCTCGGGAATGGCCTCGCCTCTTGGCACCGCTGCTGTTTGCCTACAGAGAAGCACCACAGAGTTCCTTAAAATTCTCCCCATTTGAGTTGGTGTATGGTAGACCAGTAAGAGGCCCTTTGCAAGTTCTAAGGGAGCTGTGGGACAATACTGAGGATGACCCAGTAATCACCTCCTCTTATCAGTATGTTCTGGATCTGAATGAACGCTTGCATTCTACGTGCGAACTCGCAAAGGAGGAGCTTTTGAAAAGTCAGGTCACTCAGAAGTCCTATTATGACAGGAAAGCTAAGCTTCGTACACTTGATGAAGGAGATCAATGCTTGATATTGTTGCCTACGAGCACAAACAAGCTCTTAGCTCAGTGGAGTGGACCTTATATTATTCTCAAGCGAGTTTCGGACGTTAATTACATCGTAGGAATCGGCCACGAGAAGAAACTTTTCCACATAAAcatgataaagaaatattatcCAAGGTCCTCCCCTGTATCTCAGCCTAGCTGTACAACTCGTCAACAAAGGGGTGACAATCGACGTCCAGTGAATGTTCGGCGACGGTCCTCTCCTGATAGCGGTGTGGATAATTTGAAGCATTTTGGGTGTGCGGCAACCGTAATACCTGAGGACTCTGGTTTCTGTCAGCCCTGGACTCCTGAAACTGATTCGAGGGAAGGACCAGAGAGTATTATCATAAACCCGAAGCTAGAGGACCACCATAAGGCAGACCTCCGTGAGATCATTCAGAAGTACCCCGAAATCTTCTCTGATCAACCCCGAGTTGCCAAGGTGGAAGAACATAGAATCATCCTTCGTAATAAAGTGCCAGTGCGCACAAAACCATACCCTATACCTCTGCGGTATGTAGACTTGGTGAtcaaagagataaagaaacttGAAGCTATTGGCATTATTGAACCGTCTAAGAGTGCGTATTGTTCACCCATAGTTGTGgttaagaagaaaggaggagacatTAGGATCTGCGGGGATTACCGTCGCGTTAACACAGCTACTCAATTCGAGGCGGAACCAATGTCTGATCAACGCCTTATCTTCTCGCGTTTATCTGCTTCTAAATATTTCACGAAACTAGACCTCACAAAAGGATTCTTCCAGATTCCTTTGCATCCAGAAAGCAGGAAGATAACAGCTTTCAAAACCCCCTGTGGACTGTATCAATACAAGGTGCTACCCTTTGGATTAACGAACTCTCCCTCAGTCTTCAATCGGTGCATGCGTCAGGTACTTGGAGATATTTCGGGAGTAGAAATCTTTATGGATGACttactcatacatacatcaacTTTGGCTGAGCACCAGAAGCTGCTCGACGTAGTTTTCAGTAAATTATCTCTGCATCGAATGACCTTAAAGCCCAGCAAGTGTGAGATAGCCTTCACACGGACACACTTCCTTGGCCACACCGTTGGAGATGGCAAATGCgagtgtcagcaggagaaaatacAGAAGATTCGCATGGCACCGCGACCCGTAAATCAACACCAGCTTCGTTCTTTCCTCGGCCTCGTTGGGTATTATCGGAGCTTCATTAAAGACTTTACGCAGATTGCTCTTCCGCTATTCAACCTCCTGAAGAAAAACTGCAGCAACAAGATGGTGTGGGGTGCAGAGCAGGAGAAATCCTTCGCTACACTAAAGGAAACCTTGTGTTCTGAACCTATTCTCCGACTTCCATCCAAAGATAAACCGTTTACTTTGCGGACAGACGCATCGGGAGGTGTTGGAGCAATCCTTTTGCAAGAGTTTGATGGCAGATTGTTCCCCGTCGCTTACCACAGCCGTAGACTCTCCAAAGCTGAGTGCAATTATTCGACTGTTGAACGAGAGCTGCTAGCTGTTATAGAGGGGATTCACAAGTTTTATTACTACTTGTGTGGTGCTAAATTCACTTTGGAAACAGACCACATGCCTCTCTCGCAGCTCAAACGATCCAAGACCGCCAATGCGCGCCTGATGCGCTGGGGTCTCTACCTTCAGCAATTTGAGTTCACTATCCGCTATATAAGAGGAACTGAGAACGTAGGAGCTGATCTACTCTCAAGGCTGATCAGCGGAAGCAGCAGTGACCTTGAGGACAGTCGACCTGAAACGTCTCGCAACCCGGGACCTCAACTACAATATCATGAAGCGGAGGTGGAGCATCAACTGCAGAAGAATCTTCATTCCCGGGAAG CTGAGGTTCGAAACCTGTACTACTTGACTCCTGCGCAGGTTATCACTTCAGAATCTAACCTTGAAGGAGAGAAGCTATCACttcaa CGAAAGTCAACTTCTTTTTCTCTTGACTCTTGTACTCCTATTATTAGGAATATCTTGAGAATTGCCTTAGTTGTTAACATTCCAAACCTCAACAACGCTATCAGAGTATATGCACACTAG